The Fusarium musae strain F31 chromosome 10, whole genome shotgun sequence genome window below encodes:
- a CDS encoding hypothetical protein (EggNog:ENOG41), whose protein sequence is MDHGIVRVVNGGWLDGLTRDAVTRPDTSTILWETLYEPWDLFTRLDKGDDVTAAEPVTLLRDVCSGPDSSEKNCSVICTSSDDLFASWKTLWQCLSLSSITLANSTFSTLDQHHDGVGNGTSREQISSALRSFGITNATDFDGKAVLNLTYECAAASCRDNSMGECSIGQLDPGYFESETLQWIKVYEALAPLCDGLESDINIDIAGPGVLITYITQTAMVVFAWLFFLLLKVNKFINTSTSIFTHLFRKRNPGPNLLTHRVSGLEHLERTNLAHATSTFLAELHEAQCFFVVAIEIALINASSRSAIFTGAENWQSLLWNRDSVQFLAGMGAWPIILGQISLRRAELDSMYYLLLSTLALVLAGVAADTAANPDPDRIYKMFQGQNTLEECGGHPSLRTFCVEEREGLYCGEYIRIPRITCSPVVGQNLESLQLSNIIPQKAQVLIETSA, encoded by the exons ATGGATCATGGGATAGTGAGGGTCGTCAATGGAGGATGGCTGGATGGGCTTACGCGAGATGCTGTTACGCGACCCGACACGAGCACGATTCTTTGGGAAACGCTCTACGAACCGTGGGATCTCTTCACAAGACTCGATAAAGGAGACGACGTGACTGCGGCTGAACCTGTGACATTGTTACGCGACGTTTGTTCTGGACCCGATTCCTCAGAGAAGAACTGTTCAGTCATATGCACCAGCTCGGACGACTTATTCGCCTCTTGGAAGACTCTATGGCAATGTCTGTCTCTGTCATCGATAACTCTCGCAAACTCCACATTCTCTACACTTGATCAACACCATGACGGAGTAGGAAACGGCACATCAAGGGAGCAGATCTCGAGCGCCTTGAGGTCTTTTGGCATTACCAATGCGACCGACTTTGACGGGAAAGCGGTTCTGAATCTCACGTATGAGTGTGCTGCTGCAAGTTGCCGCGATAATAGCATGGGAGAGTGCTCCATTGGCCAACTCGACCCAGGGTATTTTGAGAGTGAGACTCTCCAATGGATCAAGGTGTACGAGGCTCTTGCACCGCTATGCGATGGACTGGAAAGCGATATCAACATCGATATTGCTGGACCTGGA GTACTAATAACATACATCACTCAAACAGCCATGGTGGTGTTCGCATGGCTATTTTTCCTacttctcaaagtcaacaagttcatcaacacttcaacatcaatcttCACTCATCTCTTCCGAAAAAGAAACCCGGGTCCTAATCTCTTGACCCATCGTGTATCAGGCCTTGAACACCTCGAGCGCACGAATCTTGCTCACGCAACGAGCACCTTTCTGGCAGAGCTTCACGAAGCACAGTGCTTCTTTGTCGTTGCCATCGAGATAGCGCTGATCAACGCCAGTTCAAGATCAGCAATTTTCACAGGCGCTGAGAACTGGCAGAGTCTTCTTTGGAATCGTGATAGTGTCCAATTTCTTGCAGGTATGGGAGCTTGGCCTATTATTCTCGGACAGATCTCCCTCCGAAGAGCCGAGCTAGACTCGATGTACTACCTCCTTCTCTCGACGCTCGCATTGGTACTTGCTGGTGTGGCGGCTGATACAGCTGCAAatccagatccagatcgGATATACAAGATGTTTCAAGGACAGAATACACTTGAAGAATGTGGTGGACATCCTTCCCTTCGAACGTTTTGTGTGGAAGAGCGAGAGGGTCTATATTG CGGGGAGTATATTCGCATTCCTCGGATTACTTGCTCTCCTGTGGTGGGCCAAAATCTGGAGTCTTTGCAACTCTCCAACATCATTCCTCAAAAAGCACAAGTCCTTATCGAAACGTCAGCTTGA
- a CDS encoding hypothetical protein (EggNog:ENOG41), translating to MPAMSSTTGSESSFLWAREMVDKCEREHHHCRNHFIRSTSQRYLPKRLIDVQSRRQGAIQLALSKSLESDRIVEYAALSHCWGTTVKSELRKDNEETMKTILIETLDPNFRDAVDITYRMGIKYLWIDSLCIMQRTEEWEEESGDMGLVYARAKVVISATASKNSDGGCYQPKDLYPYDCVLCANWTSVLVVRSPIKYPDLVQLFKERVDRSFLATRGWTFQERFLASRILHFCSGLLMFECNTLTTSECHREEEYPLVTHFSQDGTLNVPKVPDPGRAPPKQLSSSTSVQHAGSSTRPFNRPANNAVRESWYANPKHELWAE from the exons ATGCCAGCTATG TCCAGCACGACTGGCTCTGAGTCTAGCTTTCTTTGGGCTCGAGAAATGGTTGACAAGTGCGAACGTGAACATCACCATTGCCGCAACCACTTCATTCGATCTACTAGTCAGCGATACCTTCCCAAGCGACTCATCGATGTGCAATCCAGGAGACAAGGTGCCATACAACTGGCACTGAGTAAAAGCCTTGAATCAGACCGTATCGTTGAGTATGCTGCACTTAGTCACTGCTGGGGAACGACGGTCAAGTCTGAGCTTAGGAAGGACAATGAAGAAACGATGAAAACGATTCTAATAGAGACCCTGGATCCGAACTTTCGAGACGCCGTTGACATAACGTACAGAATGGGGATCAAATATCTCTGGATCGACTCGCTCTGCATCATGCAACGTACCGAAGAATGGGAGGAGGAGTCTGGCGATATGGGCCTTGTTTACGCAAGGGCCAAGGTTGTGATATCCGCGACGGCATCCAAGAACTCAGATGGTGGTTGTTATCAACCCAAAGATCTTTATCCCTACGACTGCGTTCTATGCGCTAACTGGACATCTGTACTCGTTGTCCGCTCGCCGATAAAGTATCCCGACCTGGTTCAACTTTTTAAGGAAAGGGTAGATCGTTCGTTCCTAGCCACAAGAGGTTGGACCTTTCAAGAAAGGTTCCTCGCTAGCAGGATTCTGCACTTTTGCTCAGGCCTTTTGATGTTTGAGTGTAACACATTGACTACCTCTGAGTGTCATCGTGAAGAAGAGTATCCCCTGGTTACCCACTTTAGCCAAGATGGGACTCTGAACGTACCGAAAGTCCCTGATCCAGGCCGCGCACCACCCAAGCAGCTCTCTAGTAGTACAAGCGTACAACATGCCGGGTCTTCTACAAGACCTTTCAACCGCCCAGCTAATAACGCAGTTAGGGAAAGCTGGTACGCCAACCCTAAGCATGAACTATGGGCCGAGTAG
- a CDS encoding hypothetical protein (EggNog:ENOG41), which produces MTTSLEKADGHENISTTVADHVVITTIQQTRRGLSPRHVQLMTIAGGIGVDLFVGVGGVLSKAGPLPLIIGYLIYGLGFIWPTMLNIAEMAAWLPIRGSIYELASLFVDPALGFAMGWTYFYAGAMLVCTECVDVATVMQYWNTDINPAVWIAIASYLCYFMNMVAVRWYGEAEFIMGSTKILLILGLIMATFVTMVGGNPHHDAYGFRNWKNGDTAHEYYAEGATGISLSNCICVRYAVFTIGGPDIISLSAGEIRNPRKTIPKVAKLIVGRILFFYVVGILAVGIICNSRGLGRLR; this is translated from the exons ATGACTACCTCGCTTGAGAAAGCAGATGGTCATGAGAACATCTCTACCACTGTCGCTGATCATGTTGTCATCACTACTATCCAACAAACCCGTCGAGGCCTATCACCTCGCCATGTTCAGCTCATGACCATTGCCGGTGGtattggtgttgatcttTTCGTCGGTGTTGGCGGTGTCTTGTCCAAAGCTGGTCCATtgcctctcatcatcggatACCTAATTTACGGTCTTGGCTTCATTTGGCCTACTATGCTGAACATTGCCGAGATGGCAGCATGGCTTCCCATTCGCGGCTCAATCTACGAATTAGCCTCCCTGTTTGTCGATCCAGCGCTGGGATTCGCAATGGGATGGACATACTTCTATGCGGGAGCCATGTTGGTCTGTACCGAGTGCGTTGATGTCGCAACTGTTATGCAGTACTGGAACACCGACATCAATCCTGCTGTCTGGATTGCCATAGCGTCGTATTTATGTTACTTCATGAATATGGTTGCTGTCAG ATGGTATGGAGAAGCCGAGTTTATCATGGGCTCTACCAAGATCCTCTTGATTCTTGGCCTTATCATGGCGACCTTTGTCACCATGGTTGGCGGCAACCCTCATCATGATGCCTACGGCTTCCGAAACTGGAAGAATGGAGATACGGCCCATGAATACTACGCTGAAGGAGCCACCGGCATCTCTCTTAGTAACTGTATCTGTGTGCGATATGCCGTCTTCACGATCGGAGGCCCAGATATCATTTCCCTGTCTGCTGGCGAGATCCGAAACCCGCGCAAGACGATTCCCAAGGTTGCCAAATTGATCGTTGGCCGGATTCTATTCTTCTATGTTGTCGGAATCCTTGCTGTCGGCATCATCTGCAACTCGCGAGGCCTTGGACGTCTGCGCTAG
- a CDS encoding hypothetical protein (EggNog:ENOG41), producing the protein MNDSSKATDRLLAIARSLQHPEQNYGLPEEFVRKLRAALLSDPLLPRPNPSISLWQEPVHPTVSSIQSPTLPSYADIVVIGSGITGCSVSKALLEDDSLESTTRIVVLEARTLANNATGRNGSQLVSPVGHLYNTMCKRHSEETAKEMGRFSFMNIERIMGMLEELDPELQESSEIRHVHKVMVAGDEETWKTSKESLNSFREAIPSHQTTHRVTEQDNLAKNFNIKNGHGVIDHPAGAVWPYRPITGIFERLLVQYHDRLSIETNTPATAIKYISGTASDGSSMPDYPYVIETPRGAIQAKRVIHCTNANAAHLLRPLLGRLYPYRGTMSVQKAGPYLENVGNSRSWSYLTKSTLDPVSERFDGGLYYLQQHATTGDIWVGTNYSNIFDVLTSDDTAVPGHSVEALLKFLPKYFVKGWPEDERPELKGVWTGLQGHTSDGLPLVGKLLNRGIGALYASKAGQGVII; encoded by the exons ATGAATGATTCGAGCAAAGCCACCGATCGACTTCTAGCTATTGCCCGATCATTACAACACCCCGAGCAAAATTATGGTTTACCCGAAGAGTTCGTGAGAAAGCTTCGCGCTGCCCTTCTATCAGACCCATTATTGCCGAGACCCAATCCCTCCATCTCGCTCTGGCAAGAACCTGTCCACCCAACTGTATCAAGCATTCAGTCTCCTACCCTTCCATCGTACGCCGATATTGTTGTCATTGGCTCTGGGATAACTGGATGCAGCGTTTCCAAAGCCCTCCTCGAGGACGACAGTCTAGAATCGACAACTCGGATCGTCGTGCTCGAGGCGCGTACCCTTGCCAATAACGCAACAGGCCGTAATGGAAGCCAGCTTGTCTCTCCAGTCGGACATCTCTACAATACTATGTGCAAGAGGCATAGTGAAGAAACAGCCAAGGAAATGGGTCGCTTCAGCTTCATGAACATTGAGCGGATCATGGGTATGCTCGAAGAACTAGATCCAGAGCTACAGGAGTCCAGCGAGATTCGACATGTACACAAAGTCATGGTTGCtggcgatgaagagacttggaAAACCTCGAAGGAGTCTCTGAACTCCTTTCGGGAGGCCATCCCCAGCCATCAGACCACCCATCGTGTTACTGAGCAGGACAACTTGGCAAAG aacttcaacatcaagaacggcCATGGTGTCATCGACCATCCTGCCGGCGCGGTCTGGCCATACCGCCCCATAACAGGAATCTTCGAACGTCTTCTCGTCCAATACCACGACCGCCTCTCGATCGAGACTAATACTCCCGCGACAGCGATAAAATACATATCTGGTACCGCAAGTGATGGTTCTTCTATGCCCGACTACCCATACGTCATTGAGACTCCCCGGGGTGCTATTCAAGCCAAGCGGGTGATTCACTGCACAAACGCGAACGCTGCCCACTTGTTACGCCCATTGTTAGGAAGATTATATCCGTATAGAGGGACCATGTCTGTACAAAAGGCTGGTCCTTATCTAGAAAACGTGGGCAACAGTCGATCATGGAGCTATCTGACCAAGTCTACTCTTGATCCCGTGTCAGAGCGGTTCGATGGAGGCCTGTACTATCTCCAGCAGCATGCCACAACTGGCGATATATGGGTCGGCACTAATTACTCCAATATCTTCGACGTTCTTACGTCTGACGACACTGCTGTACCTGGCCACTCAGTCGAAGCTTTGCTGAAATTCTTGCCCAAGTACTTTGTGAAAGGATGGCCAGAGGATGAGCGACCGGAGTTGAAAGGAGTATGGACTGGACTACAGGGCCATACATCGGATGGACTTCCATTGGTCGGTAAACTACTGAACCGAGGGATTGGAGCTTTATACGCCTCCAAGGCCGGCCAAGGAGTCATCATTTAG
- a CDS encoding hypothetical protein (EggNog:ENOG41) encodes MRDLRFLFSKPGNCARVRRDEMVSQKAHETLARALTIEGGHLKPDSYNAISGYTSEYGIEAAAEVASFEAANVKAVTEYVQQNKIDCDFVLTRAVDVQLSTGHQHRIKEGYDKLIAAGIETTKDTFCVEGKDAEMMSGVKGAKGCFTYTAGHLWPYKLIHHMFSEAIKQGINLQTNTPVTSVSDTQDVTGHWTLHTSRGGVRARKVVFATNAYTGSLLPEYKSKIIPYRAVCSRIKTPGPHSLLNNTYALRFSDWNFDYLIPRLDGSIIVGGARDAYIRSVDSWYGNVDDTQVIEEARSYFDGYMQRHFHGWEDSRAYIDDIWTGIMGYSSDRLPRVGPIPGRPGMFIMGGFTGHGMPQIYLCGQAMAKFLLKDVSFKETGLPRLFEETQARLEDPRDRVLELYASVLNPSIL; translated from the exons ATGAGAGACCTTCGAttcttgttctcgaagcCCGGCAACTGTGCTCGGGTGCGACGGGACGAAATGGTGAGCCAAAAAGCCCATGAGACTCTTGCGCGAGCACTGACAATTGAAGGTGGTCACCTTAAGCCAGATTCATATAACGCGATTTCTGGGTACACATCTGAGTATGGGATAGAAGCTGCCGCTGAGGTTGCTTCGTTTGAAGCTGCAAACGTTAAAGCTGTTACTGAATACGTCCAGCAAAACAAAATTGATTGCGACTTTGTGCTCACGAGGGCGGTCGATGTGCAACTCTCCACCGGCCATCAGCATCGCATCAAGGAAGGTTATGACAAGCTTATTGCTGCGGGGATTGAAACAACCAAGGATACGTTTTGCGTTGAGGGAAAGGATGCTGAAATG ATGTCGGGCGTTAAGGGCGCAAAGGGGTGCTTTACCTACACAGCAGGACATCTTTGGCCCTACAAACTTATCCATCACATGTTTTCAGAAGCAATCAAACAAGGAATCAACTTGCAAACTAATACACCAGTTACTTCTGTCTCCGATACCCAGGATGTTACAGGCCATTGGACCTTACATACCAGCAGGGGTGGAGTCAGAGCGCGAAAGGTCGTGTTCGCAACCAATGCCTACACAGGTTCACTACTCCCCGAATACAAAAGCAAGATCATTCCGTATCGCGCTGTATGCAGCCGGATCAAAACCCCGGGGCCacattctcttctcaacaataCCTACGCTCTTCGATTCTCAGACTGGAACTTTGACTACTTAATCCCTCGGTTAGATGGAAGTATCATTGTTGGTGGAGCTCGAGATGCATATATCAGATCTGTTGACTCATGGTATGGGAACGTCGATGACACTCAAGTCATTGAAGAAGCGCGATCATACTTTGATGGTTACATGCAGAGGCATTTCCATGGATGGGAGGACAGCAGGGCATATATCGATGATATATGGACTGGAA TCATGGGATACTCTTCCGACCGGCTCCCTCGAGTAGGACCTATACCTGGTCGACCAGGCATGTTTATCATGGGAGGCTTTACTGGCCACGGTATGCCGCAAATCTACCTGTGCGGGCAGGCGATGGCGAAGTTTCTCCTGAAAGATGTTTCTTTCAAGGAGACTGGGTTGCCCCGATTATTTGAGGAAACGCAGGCTCGTTTGGAAGATCCTAGAGACAGGGTGCTGGAGTTGTATGCTTCGGTTCTCAATCCCTCGATATTATAA
- a CDS encoding hypothetical protein (EggNog:ENOG41), translated as MDPFTRIPAELRLQIFSYLSSKASISSLIQASPTMLEQYLGCKSTIVRNLLERDFDAQMIQDAMAIILYPSLRKARKPKLRFEAHLLHWECHKLRNPLVTHDTVLLDQLDRLHSLLMVFVEDYITKATADFQPREYICLPQPTHSQSHLVFKGLKVTRRFDSGNLSEGERRRLLRAFLRVELWSLILRTASFESDPFAKRRIMSFVAFGDNRRDEEAIQCVWVYTSSLYGAIFAQCADAWLPVADAPPQTGLLFPDNVLVDPVEYGKDVGIKGEEKRPVIESMAHYASEWT; from the exons ATGGACCCCTTTACCAGAATTCCCGCCGAGCTGCGTCTGCAGATATTCTCATACCTTTCATCTAAGGCCTCTATCTCGAGCCTTATCCAAGCCTCTCCAACAATGCTCGAGCAGTACCTTGGATGCAAAAGCACAATAGTACGAAACTTACTCGAGCGCGACTTTGACGCCCAAATGATTCAAGATGCTATGGCAATTATTCTTTACCCGTCTCTCCGAAAGGCCCGAAAACCCAAGCTCCGATTCGAGGCTCATTTACTGCATTGGGAGTGTCATAAGCTTCGAAACCCTTTGGTGACCCACGATACCGTTCTCTTGGACCAGCTTGACAGATTGCATAGCCTTCTGATGGTTTTTGTCGAGGATTACATCACAAAGGCGACTGCGGACTTCCAACCTCGGGAATACATTTGTCTCCCTCAGCCTACCCACAGCCAGAGCCATCTCGTGTTCAAAGGACTGAAGGTGACAAGGAGATTTGACTCAGGCAACCTTTCGGAAGGTGAAAGACGACGCTTGTTGAGGGCATTCTTACGAGTTGAGCTGTGGTCTCTGATACTGAGGACTGCGAGCTTCGAGAGCGATCCTTTTGCCAAACGACGAATTATGAGTTTCGTGGCCTTTGGAGACAACAGACGTGACGAGGAGGCGATTCAGTGTGTTTGGGTTTATACATCGTCACTATATGGCGCCATCTTTGCCCAATGTGCTGATGCCTGGCTGCCAGTAGCCGATGCACCACCACAGACTGGACTTCTATTCCCCGACAATGTCTTGGTGGATCCAGTTGAGTATGGCAAGGACGTCGGCAtcaaaggagaagaaaagcgGCCCGTGATTGAGTCCATGGCTCACTATG CTTCAGAATGGACATAA